Proteins from a single region of Xenopus laevis strain J_2021 chromosome 9_10S, Xenopus_laevis_v10.1, whole genome shotgun sequence:
- the nog2.S gene encoding noggin-2, whose amino-acid sequence MKRINLPEAFLLCLWLFLVQHQGCCQPYLRLRPSPSENLPVKDIIEHPDPEQDPKEQDLDERTLRKKLGSNFDPNFMSVVLPNSVNTSTQDSLTKMKTLGSIPLELKKLDLSETPYGDRIRMGKKARRKFLQWLWAYTYCPVMYTWKDLGVRFWPRFIKEGHCFSEKSCSFPEGMYCKPIKSVTKTFLRWYCQGWTRQKYCTWIPVQYPIISECKCSC is encoded by the coding sequence ATGAAGAGGATAAATCTGCCTGAGGCTTTTTTGCTTTGCTTGTGGCTCTTTCTGGTTCAACATCAGGGGTGCTGTCAGCCTTATCTCAGGCTTAGACCCTCTCCGAGTGAAAATTTACCTGTAAAGGACATCATTGAACACCCAGACCCAGAGCAAGACCCAAAGGAGCAGGATCTGGATGAGCGGACATTGAGGAAGAAGCTTGGTAGCAACTTTGACCCTAATTTTATGTCAGTGGTTTTGCCCAACAGCGTCAACACATCCACCCAGGACTCATTGACTAAAATGAAAACCCTTGGCTCTATCCCTTTGGAGCTGAAGAAACTAGACCTGAGTGAGACACCGTATGGTGACAGGATCAGGATGGGCAAGAAGGCCCGTAGGAAGTTCTTGCAGTGGTTGTGGGCTTACACTTACTGCCCAGTGATGTACACCTGGAAGGACTTGGGGGTCAGGTTCTGGCCAAGGTTTATCAAGGAGGGACATTGCTTCTCAGAAAAGTCTTGTTCCTTTCCAGAGGGCATGTACTGCAAGCCCATAAAGTCAGTCACAAAGACCTTTTTAAGATGGTATTGCCAGGGATGGACTAGGCAGAAGTATTGTACGTGGATTCCAGTTCAGTACCCTATCATTTCAGAGTGTAAGTGTTCATGCTAA